The nucleotide sequence NNNNNNNNNNNNNNNNNNNNNNNNNNNNNNNNNNNNNNNNNNNNNNNNNNNNNNNNNNNNNNNNNNNNNNNNNNNNNNNNNNNNNNNNNNNNNNNNNNNNNNNNNNNNNNNNNNNNNNNNNNNNNNNNNNNNNNNNNNNNNNNNNNNNNNNNNNNNNNNNNNNNNNNNNNNNNNNNNNNNNNNNNNNNNNNNNNNNNNNNNNNNNNNNNNNNNNNNNNNNNNNNNNNNNNNNNNNNNNNNNNNNNNNNNNNNNNNNNNNNNNNNNNNNNNNNNNNNNNNNNNNNNNNNNNNNNNNNNNNNNNNNNNNNNNNNNNNNNNNNNNNNNNNNNNNNNNNNNNNNNNNNAATTAATGAAAACATAACATGATTTTTTACCAAAGAGTTGAACCATTTTATTTCGTTTGACAACTCCATTTTATATCCAACACCGAATGGGCAACACTTATGTGAACGTAGTTGCAAGTTTTTCTAATTTTCTTAGATATTTTGTCCATAATTATTAGTGCGGGCACTGTGGAAGTAAAAGGATACAAGGGGCCCCATTAAGAATGTGGAAATTTGAGAGATAACGCAGTTCAAAAGTTGGCGTggataaattattttaatttacctGGAGGACGAAGAGACCAGTGTGAAAGACGCAAGGGTTGATGAAGACAGCACAAAATTGTCCACACTGAAACAATTCATCGGTTCTCCGGAGAAAAAGATTGTCTGCATCCAACATGACGACCCTATCGTACTCCACCAGGTTCCACGCGTACAATTTGTTGAGCGATAACTTGAACCTTTTGTCGAAGTTGTCTTGGTCTTTGTAAGGGTTCTCAAAGTTCTCTACTCTCACTACCTTCGCACCATCTTCCTTTTCACTGCCACAAACAAATCTCTTAGATTCAATAATTGTCTTGTATATATATCTTATCTACTTATACAAACAAAAACATATACCAGATGCTACCAGCTTTAAAATTTGCCAAAATATTATGTAAAAGTGTTTAATGAAtataaaaatcaattaatttgTGTATAATTTATTATAGTGAAATATCAAACATTTTTATCAtaatataataatacaaaattttatattaataactaattttgtaTATATGTGACATAACTAATATTATGTAGACATAAAAATTGTAATAAAATTACTTtaacaataaattatttatatatttcaaTCAAATAGGTTAAACTTTAAAATAAGGAAATAGAGCAAGATGCTGAAACAATTGAAAGCAAATTATTTACATTGGCTTAAATTACTGATATGAATTCTAGTAATTAGGCAAATAAAAAAACTGTCAGAAAATATTATTATTCATCtatttctaattaattaatttaaattttttaaaaaggtgATTTATTAGCATAATACTAAttctcaaaagaaaaaaattgacatcagattaagaaaaagcaaaaaaaaaattatacaaaatttatacaaatctaaaaaaaatcaaacttaaGAAAACACAgtccaaaaataattatttatttacttttacttatcaacttaaatttaaaaaaaaaaaattcaaaaataagattAGGCGGTTCGCCAACTACTCTATTAAATAATTGACATCAgattaagaaaaagcaaaaaaaaaattatacaaaatttataCAAATCTAAAAAAAATCTAACTTAAGAAAACACAgtccaaaaataattatttatttacttttacttatcaacttaaatttaaaaaaaaaaaattcaaaaataagattAGGCGGTTCGCCAACTACTCTATTAAAGGTTGAGAAAAAAGTCAAATAAGACAAAATTCTCAGCAAACCTGCTCATCTATTCGATTAGTTAAGACTTTCGAGTACACAATCAACGTGTTATTATTAGTAACGATTTAACTTTTCCCTACTAATATTGTATACACTtaaatattatcaaaatataacaatttttaaaaattatcaaaCCCAGGATGTGGGACGAGCGAGAAAAATAAGTGTGTATACCTAAGAAGTTCATGAAAATGTCCATGCATGCTCTATCATGTAATAATATATGATTaactaatattaataatattgttATAAGAGAAAATTATACCGACTTCGTCTTAATTTAATAATTTGTATGATGTTACAACGCAACAACATTGCTTGATATGTTTACACTGACCTCATAGCATATAATCTTACAAAAAGAGATAGCTTAATGTTTATTtatattgtttttgaaaaaaataaaagagagaaaaaaaacgcgtctcttttataaaaaaaattatttagaaatcaCATTTAATTTGTTGTGANNNaaaaatttattaaaaattaaaatgtctGATCTAAAATTTATTAAGATcaattttaaactttaaatttgTTGATATGTGTCCTAAGACAAATTAAtaaaaaatcttaattttttctCTGAAAATTAAATGCATATATTTTTATAGTTCTTTTATGTACGTTGAAAATCTTAAGAAATAAGAGCATGCtagttaattaaatttttattattttattggttGTATTAATTTGCCCATTAAATTATAGAGTTATTTTAATAATTGTTTTAAGAGCACGCATAAAGATATTTAATATAAAATGATTTTATCGAAAATCTAACATGTTAAAATTTTCAATGCTTTCAAATAACTCTAAAAACATCTCTAATAGAGTATTTttagaatattattttttatactttttaaaaaataaattaatttaaaattaaaatttacattagaattaattgataaaaattacacttttaattttaaattactaTTATTTATGATATATATTCTCACAAATATTTATACATCATTTTAtaagaactaaaataaaattgaaattagatcTGGTATGAGAGAGGTtctaaatatataatttaagGATACTATTATTGAACCTTTCATCTTTTTTATAACGGTATCAATATATCTAATAGTTAATGGCTATGATTTTAACTATAAATGATATTTTCTACTCTTGTTAAGTTATAAAGAAATGGAGCTTCAAtggaaatatatataattaaaataggataattTTAATAGGATAtaacaaaaaatttatatattagcATATCTGCTCGAACaagtattttaatttacattagGTGGTGTAGCATATTATTAGAACTACGGGGAAAAAAATTGTTTTTTGAACTGAtgtataaaatgaaataaaaatattttttgaattcgACCACCTGCTAGTCTGATACAAATCATACAACAGCAAAATTTATACtaataacttaattaattaaggCATGATTGCGTTATTGATATGGAGTGGCAGAGTATTATTATATAGTGCTAAAAAACGAAGAGTGTATATCCAAATCAACAACAAAGTCAATGCTTCAAACTTGTGAAGAGAATATATTGCCATTTTGTTTAgtattttagttattaaattatcATTTGTTGGGTATACTGAATTTAGTAATAATATATCACTAGTGTATTTATTATGGGTTTTAAATATAAATGAAAAAGGGTAATGGGTGGAATTTAAGTTGAGTGAGTGAGTGAATGAGTATTTATTTATTGACTTATTATTGATATTTGAGGAATCGGTGTTTGGGGAATAATGGTGACCCCATAAAACCAAATAGAAACAAGACACGAAGGAACCAGAAAAAGAACCAATGTTCAGGATTTGAATTGAAACCATCGTTGAAGACTGAGTGACTCGAAATTCACGCGCAAAAAAGACACAATAAGCGCAAAGCCCCTCGTTTCACTGCCCCCACTAACACACAAATTCAGCCACTGAAACTTCATTTAGGAAAACGACATCTAATAAAAATAGCACTTTTTTAATCTTCTAGGGCATTtattagaattttattattaagactcgtatcttttaaaaaaaatgtttagtaagaatcaacatacttggTATTATGATTAACAATTATTTCAGATGTACAACAAAAATTAgttactaaaaataaaatatataataactaatttgattattgatttttttatgaacGTAATGtttttactattattatatttgttACTTTTAAAAGAGATAAATAAGAGGGAATTTGCATCATACaggaaaaatttaagaaaagtgaAGATGAGAAAAATATCATGTATAGAAGAAGGTGaaggagaaaagaaaaggagTTAAGGAAGAGTGTAGTAAGTTTCTCGTGGGGTTTCTTTCAACACTAAAAGGACGAACCCACAATAATCCAGACTCCAGAGAATGATACACTTAACACGTGCATAGTGCATACTTCACAGTCAAACCAAACTCATCTTCTCTCACCTATTTCCCCAATCTTATCACCTTTTTCATTCATTTCTCATCCATTTATGACTTATTATTACCTTTTTTTCCTAAAACAAATATCTCTTTTACTTTTTAGATTTTGTCTAAatacataatttttaataaatctaAAAACCAACTTTCCGAAAACCAAATCGGACCAACCAATTTAACTGAGTTAACTGAGAACTGATTATCTAGACGGTCCAATTGATTCTTAGAATCGTTttgcaaaaaattaataaaaaaccgATCGACTAGGTAGTTAATTTGCGAACCGGCCGAATTTTTAAAGGTACCGAATTTTTATTGTTGGTCCGAGACGGCTTCGTTTTgacacgtaaaaaaaaaaaaaagaaaacccaATTGCTGAACCCACATAGCTAACCCAAGTCACCCAACCCGACGAGCTCTCACCACACCTCAATCTTAATGTCCTCTTCCAATCTCTCTCCAATTCCAACAAAGACCACCATCCCTACCACAATTGACGGATTGGAGCTGCTGTCAGCGGACAGAAAAAACTCCAACGGACAGAAGAAATTTACCGTCGCGGATCGAAACTGCTGTCAACGGCGTTGTCGTCTGGTTGTTTGAACTCCAAAACTTTTATGGTTGGCCTCATCTGATTGTTGAAAGTTTTTCTGTCAATGTTATCGGACATCTGTTCTGTCGCTGTGACCTAGACACCTTTCTTATTCTTTATCGCGGTGAATTGTAAtggttttttaattaatttattttattttattaattaattatatgaaTTGCTAGTTGCCGGAGTGAGGAATTTAATTCACTTATTtgaatttagttaattttttatttggtaAATTATATGAATTGATGCATAATTCTTCTACTTTTCAGTAATTCTATTTTTCTGAATTTAGATCAATGATTtgaattcaattaatttttttatttggttaATTATTCTATAATCCTAAATTTTGCTAAATATAATTttgttataagtataattttagattctaaattttgaatgccgtataaaattttgatataattttagATTTTGGACAGAATTGATATAATTTTAGATTCCAGACAGAGTTGATATAATTTTAGATTTCGAACagagttaaaaatttatttgtctaatgttattttttttttgtggtagAACATTTTGTCATTTATGTGCGAAATATATTGAAAAGTAAGAGAAGACTTACAAAGCTCGAATCCATCTGGGAGGAACATCAATGGAAGCAATGACAACAAGATCAGCTTGCACACTAAGCTTAGCGAGTGATCTGAGAAGAACACGGACTGCTATGTAAAATTCATAGTCCCTCGGAGTTCCCACGTACATCATAGTCGCATATGCATTCTTATTTTCGTTCTTCTTCTCCGCACAcaccaccgccaccaccactAGCACTAACACTAACCATCTCGCATTACTCCTACCATTTCCCC is from Arachis ipaensis cultivar K30076 chromosome B01, Araip1.1, whole genome shotgun sequence and encodes:
- the LOC107629895 gene encoding putative glucuronosyltransferase PGSIP7 (The sequence of the model RefSeq protein was modified relative to this genomic sequence to represent the inferred CDS: added 33 bases not found in genome assembly) — its product is MEGWGNGRSNARWLVLVLVVVAVVCAEKKNENKNAYATMMYVGTPRDYEFYIAVRVLLRSLAKLSVQADLVVIASIDVPPRWIRAFEKEDGAKVVRVENFENPYKDQDNFDKRFKLSLNKLYAWNLVEYDRVVMLDADNLFLRRTDELFQCGQFCAVFINPCVFHTGLFVLQPSSAVFKDMVH